GTAGCGATCCGGGTATAGGCGTTCCAGGTAATCGGCGATGATGTCCGCACCGATACCGGAGATCCAAATGTCTGCCGCCATGGCCTTCATGTGATAGCTATCGTTTGCGCCTCCGATGCGCTCATTATATGCCGGACACCGACACCAGGAGTTCGGGATCACCGGACGCCCGAAAAATGCTCGAATATCTTCTAAGACCTCCAATAACTCCCAGTCCTGGGCAAAAAAGCCGCATCCGCATTTGCAGGCTGCTTCGGATCTGGAAAAATGGGTGATGGTCATTTGCTTCGTTGCCATATTTTTGTGCGGACACATAGG
The nucleotide sequence above comes from Candidatus Marinimicrobia bacterium CG08_land_8_20_14_0_20_45_22. Encoded proteins:
- a CDS encoding serine/threonine protein kinase, which encodes MTITHFSRSEAACKCGCGFFAQDWELLEVLEDIRAFFGRPVIPNSWCRCPAYNERIGGANDSYHMKAMAADIWISGIGADIIADYLERLYPDRYGIGRYPGFTHIDVRPNKARWIIPKPDPD